One window from the genome of Candidatus Chlorohelix allophototropha encodes:
- a CDS encoding (Fe-S)-binding protein, translated as MDTVKLVDLVKDKRLPGFTQGEAPSYDDMTRCIHCGLCLNQCPTYRVTGNETESPRGRLYLMRAFAEGRISGQSESLQKHLNQCLQCRACESACPSGVKYGHLVELTSAEVAQQTIQKQSRSEKIIRWLVFRQLFSKPKNLRYFALATRLYQRSSLQKINRAVGFLRLPALSKIGLGKLAELEETMLPPISKPLFEPPEEGKVPALTEQKYRVALFSGCVMSIAFASINEATVRVLTRNYCEVVVPKSLNCCGALHVHNGDREYGKEMAIRNIEVFEESERKFGKFDAIIINAAGCGAMLKEYGELLKADKTMAERAAAFSSKVKDITEFLASIELNRNFGRINRRVTYQDACHLLHGQKIQSPPRSLLKAIPGIELVEMKDSDKCCGSAGIYNVTNSELSMQILDEKMNNVADARPQCIIVANPGCQLQMKLGVKRAGLEKGAGKPIEVAHIIELLDEAYLAAEI; from the coding sequence ATGGACACCGTAAAACTGGTTGACCTTGTGAAAGATAAACGCTTGCCCGGTTTCACCCAAGGGGAAGCCCCCAGCTACGATGATATGACGCGCTGTATCCATTGTGGGCTATGTCTGAACCAATGCCCTACCTACCGAGTCACCGGCAACGAAACAGAGTCGCCACGCGGCAGGCTCTATCTGATGCGGGCTTTTGCGGAAGGGCGTATTTCCGGGCAAAGCGAATCTCTGCAAAAACATCTAAACCAGTGCCTACAATGCCGCGCTTGCGAAAGCGCCTGTCCTAGCGGTGTTAAATACGGGCATCTGGTAGAACTAACCTCTGCTGAAGTTGCTCAACAAACGATTCAAAAGCAAAGCCGTAGCGAAAAGATCATCCGCTGGTTGGTATTCCGACAGCTATTCTCGAAACCAAAGAACCTAAGATATTTTGCGCTTGCCACCCGCCTTTACCAGCGTTCATCTCTGCAAAAAATTAATCGCGCCGTGGGTTTCTTACGATTACCTGCTTTATCTAAAATAGGGCTTGGTAAACTCGCTGAGCTTGAAGAAACAATGCTTCCGCCCATCAGCAAACCATTGTTTGAGCCGCCAGAAGAAGGGAAAGTTCCCGCGCTTACCGAGCAAAAATATCGGGTGGCACTGTTCAGCGGTTGCGTTATGAGCATCGCTTTCGCCAGCATTAATGAAGCCACCGTCAGAGTCTTGACCCGCAACTACTGTGAAGTGGTAGTACCCAAAAGCTTAAATTGCTGTGGCGCACTCCATGTACACAACGGAGACCGTGAATATGGCAAAGAAATGGCTATTCGCAACATCGAGGTGTTCGAGGAAAGCGAGCGCAAATTCGGCAAATTCGATGCCATTATCATCAATGCTGCCGGGTGTGGCGCTATGCTGAAGGAATACGGCGAATTGCTTAAAGCTGATAAGACAATGGCAGAACGTGCCGCAGCATTTTCGAGTAAGGTAAAAGATATTACCGAATTTCTGGCAAGTATTGAGCTTAATCGCAATTTTGGGCGTATTAATCGGCGTGTAACTTATCAGGACGCATGCCATTTATTGCACGGACAGAAAATCCAGTCTCCGCCACGCTCACTGCTAAAGGCGATTCCGGGAATTGAACTGGTAGAGATGAAAGATAGCGACAAATGCTGTGGCAGCGCGGGGATTTACAATGTAACCAATTCTGAATTGAGCATGCAAATCCTCGATGAGAAAATGAATAATGTAGCGGACGCACGCCCCCAATGTATTATCGTTGCCAACCCCGGTTGCCAGCTACAAATGAAATTGGGGGTAAAACGTGCCGGGCTAGAAAAAGGGGCGGGTAAACCGATTGAGGTAGCACATATCATAGAATTACTAGACGAAGCCTACCTAGCGGCTGAAATTTAA
- a CDS encoding cyclic-di-AMP receptor has translation MGMKLVVAIVQNDDADELIDALTSSDYRATRLASTGGFLRQGNTTIIVGIPEESVNQVLNIVAGHAHPHHQNVVPNPFPTLTSVTLQAANEEPPEVQTAKATVFVLDLERYERI, from the coding sequence ATGGGAATGAAACTTGTAGTAGCAATTGTACAAAATGATGATGCAGACGAGTTAATTGATGCGCTGACATCATCAGATTACCGTGCCACTAGATTAGCCAGCACTGGCGGGTTTCTACGTCAGGGAAACACCACTATTATTGTTGGAATACCGGAAGAATCTGTTAACCAAGTGTTAAATATTGTTGCCGGGCATGCGCACCCTCATCATCAGAATGTCGTGCCAAATCCTTTCCCTACTCTTACAAGTGTTACGCTGCAAGCCGCAAATGAAGAACCTCCCGAAGTACAAACTGCAAAAGCGACTGTTTTTGTGCTAGATCTCGAACGCTACGAAAGAATCTGA
- a CDS encoding acetoin utilization protein AcuC — MTNENLGQSKKLAIVYGPELLNYDFGPEHPFGSKRGKVTWELLKALGIPEREDVLNLNTREASNEELRLFHTQDYIDFVESACKRGFGYLDGGDTPAMLGGFEAAKTVVGSSWSICEAVMKGQARYGATIVGGLHHSFPGRASGFCVFNDLAVSIQLLRREFKLKRVAYIDIDAHHGDGVMYGFYEDPNVIFIDFHEDGRYLFPGTGAIHELGRGIATGTKFNMPMPPYSGDQSFIRAWDSLVPQLLHDLKPEFILLQMGVDGHGGDPLTELNYSSASYKHIIRSLREQAEEICNGRLALFGGGGYNLESCALRWTEMIATLIDAELPDFLPDIWRTHYKEITGEEAPVTFQEDSTGDNTLVRVSEMVDWFRMKGYLLA, encoded by the coding sequence ATGACAAATGAGAATTTAGGGCAATCAAAGAAACTAGCCATAGTGTACGGCCCGGAGTTACTCAACTATGATTTTGGACCGGAACATCCTTTTGGTTCAAAACGCGGGAAAGTTACATGGGAACTTCTCAAAGCCTTAGGCATTCCTGAACGAGAAGATGTATTAAATCTCAATACCAGAGAAGCATCAAACGAAGAATTGCGCTTGTTCCATACACAGGATTATATTGATTTTGTGGAGAGTGCATGCAAGCGTGGGTTTGGGTATCTGGATGGCGGCGATACGCCCGCAATGCTAGGCGGGTTTGAAGCTGCAAAAACCGTAGTAGGTAGTAGTTGGAGTATTTGCGAAGCGGTAATGAAGGGGCAAGCGCGTTACGGGGCTACCATCGTGGGCGGTTTGCATCACTCTTTTCCGGGACGTGCCTCTGGCTTTTGTGTCTTTAATGACCTAGCAGTCAGCATACAGCTATTACGGCGCGAGTTCAAACTAAAAAGAGTAGCCTATATAGACATAGATGCGCATCACGGTGATGGGGTGATGTACGGTTTCTATGAAGACCCGAATGTAATCTTCATTGATTTTCATGAAGATGGACGCTACCTATTCCCCGGTACAGGTGCAATCCATGAATTAGGGCGCGGAATCGCTACTGGTACTAAATTCAACATGCCCATGCCACCCTATAGCGGTGACCAGAGTTTTATACGAGCTTGGGATTCGTTAGTACCGCAATTGCTGCACGACCTCAAGCCCGAATTTATCTTGCTTCAAATGGGAGTGGACGGACACGGTGGCGACCCTCTGACTGAATTGAATTATTCCTCTGCCAGTTATAAACATATCATTCGTTCCCTGCGCGAACAAGCTGAAGAAATTTGTAATGGGCGGTTAGCTTTATTCGGCGGGGGTGGTTACAACCTAGAGTCGTGTGCTCTACGTTGGACTGAAATGATTGCGACCTTGATTGACGCTGAATTGCCGGATTTTCTACCGGATATTTGGCGCACACATTATAAAGAAATTACAGGGGAAGAAGCCCCGGTAACATTTCAAGAAGATTCCACCGGAGACAACACTCTTGTCAGAGTGTCTGAAATGGTGGATTGGTTTCGCATGAAAGGGTATTTACTCGCATGA
- a CDS encoding universal stress protein: protein MIKRILLAYDGSLGSQIAAQHAAEIATHFNAEVTILTVGGPLFGGVSKDAPIAHMNEADYEKVADEGLAILADKKVRAHKRFRWIDPADEILHEALEGGYDLIVMGHRSAHSSIRRDEGMLGSVAIKVINHAPCSVMIVRPDSNLQHRSNIV, encoded by the coding sequence ATGATTAAGCGAATCTTGCTTGCCTACGATGGCAGCCTTGGGTCGCAAATTGCGGCACAACACGCTGCTGAAATTGCTACACACTTTAATGCTGAAGTAACCATTTTGACTGTAGGCGGTCCGCTCTTTGGAGGAGTTAGCAAAGATGCCCCTATCGCACATATGAACGAAGCAGACTATGAAAAAGTGGCAGATGAAGGTCTTGCGATTCTAGCGGACAAAAAGGTACGTGCCCATAAAAGATTCCGCTGGATTGACCCGGCTGATGAAATTTTGCACGAAGCTTTGGAAGGGGGCTACGACCTGATTGTTATGGGGCATCGCAGCGCACATAGCAGTATTCGACGGGATGAAGGCATGCTCGGCAGTGTCGCTATTAAAGTAATTAATCATGCTCCTTGCTCAGTTATGATTGTGCGCCCTGATTCAAATCTCCAGCATCGAAGCAATATCGTTTAG
- a CDS encoding carboxylate-amine ligase encodes MRRPTPSFTLGIEEEFQLVDPTTRELSPRNAEIIAVGTPILGDNIKPEMLMSCVETVTPICKNITEAREHLTRNRYTLAELAFKHGLAIGAAGTHPFTSWQTQPITHHERYHILEEELQDVIREILIFGMHVHVGIEDRDLAVQIMNELRYFLPHILALSTSSPFWMGRNTGLKSFRSVVFGRFPRTGIPEEFESFAAFDSYVQTLVDTHCIDDGKKIWWDVRPHPQFTTIEVRICDMPTRMEETLALAALIQAVCTKLYKLREQNIGWRRYSRALIMENKWRAVRYGTEGNMLDLGKQEEVSAHNLLNELLEFVDEVVDELGSRREIDYVRTLIKGGTSADRQLATFHETGDFKKVVDRILTETMEGL; translated from the coding sequence ATGCGACGCCCTACACCTTCCTTTACATTAGGTATCGAGGAAGAGTTCCAATTGGTAGATCCTACCACACGCGAGTTAAGCCCCCGCAATGCTGAAATTATTGCGGTTGGCACTCCTATATTGGGCGACAATATCAAGCCTGAAATGTTAATGAGTTGTGTAGAAACGGTTACCCCTATCTGCAAAAACATTACAGAGGCGCGTGAGCATTTGACTCGCAATAGATATACTTTGGCAGAACTTGCTTTCAAGCATGGTCTCGCCATTGGCGCTGCCGGTACTCATCCCTTTACAAGTTGGCAGACTCAGCCAATCACTCACCATGAGCGATACCATATTTTGGAAGAAGAGTTACAGGATGTTATTCGCGAGATATTGATTTTCGGAATGCATGTGCATGTCGGTATAGAAGACCGCGACCTTGCCGTACAAATAATGAACGAATTGCGCTACTTCTTGCCTCATATATTGGCGCTTTCCACCAGTTCCCCCTTCTGGATGGGGCGCAATACCGGGCTGAAATCATTCCGGTCGGTGGTATTCGGACGTTTCCCTCGTACTGGCATACCCGAAGAATTTGAAAGTTTTGCCGCTTTTGACAGCTACGTACAAACACTGGTGGATACTCATTGTATTGATGATGGCAAGAAAATCTGGTGGGATGTTCGACCTCATCCTCAATTTACCACAATTGAAGTGCGTATCTGCGATATGCCAACCCGAATGGAAGAAACTTTGGCTTTAGCCGCGTTAATTCAAGCGGTTTGTACCAAACTTTATAAATTGCGTGAGCAAAATATCGGCTGGCGACGTTATAGCCGCGCCTTGATAATGGAAAATAAATGGCGGGCTGTGCGCTATGGTACTGAGGGGAATATGCTTGACCTTGGTAAGCAAGAAGAAGTCAGCGCGCATAATTTGTTGAATGAACTACTGGAATTTGTAGATGAAGTGGTTGACGAGTTAGGTAGCCGCAGGGAAATTGACTATGTTCGCACTCTCATTAAAGGCGGAACCAGCGCTGACCGCCAACTCGCTACTTTTCACGAAACCGGGGATTTTAAAAAGGTTGTAGATCGAATTTTGACCGAAACTATGGAAGGTCTTTAG
- a CDS encoding ATP-grasp domain-containing protein, with protein sequence MASKAKKVKEPLKVGLIVGRESTFPQAFIDSVNSRNAGVVAEMVSLGGSYMDEPCEYKVIIDRISHEVPYYRSYLKNAVLQGAIVINNPFWWTADDKYIESTIATKLGVAHPKTVVLPNKAYVEGIVDESLRNLAYPLPWDEVVAYTGLPAFLKPATGGGWKNVYKVHDLDQLWRCYNQTGELTMILQEAIEFRQYVRCYAIGRDNIKVMPYDPSERKYIVDPNYLSKELHDRIVRDCQVLCEALGYDMNTLEFAIRDGVPYAIDFLNPAPDMDYWSVGEIYFDWVMGAMTDLVIDYATGKRKPQPVRYRWDALLGGRVARVQDSK encoded by the coding sequence ATGGCAAGCAAAGCAAAGAAAGTAAAAGAACCGCTGAAAGTTGGTCTAATAGTTGGGCGGGAAAGCACTTTTCCGCAGGCTTTCATAGACAGCGTTAATTCGAGAAATGCAGGGGTTGTTGCCGAGATGGTTTCTCTCGGCGGTTCTTACATGGATGAGCCATGTGAGTACAAGGTTATCATTGACCGTATCAGCCATGAAGTCCCTTACTATCGTAGCTACTTGAAAAACGCAGTGCTTCAAGGAGCTATTGTTATCAACAACCCTTTCTGGTGGACTGCTGACGATAAATATATTGAGTCAACAATTGCCACTAAACTAGGGGTAGCACACCCCAAAACAGTAGTGCTACCTAACAAGGCGTATGTTGAAGGAATTGTTGACGAGTCGCTGAGAAATTTAGCCTATCCCTTGCCGTGGGATGAAGTGGTAGCTTATACAGGGCTTCCGGCTTTCTTAAAACCGGCAACCGGGGGCGGTTGGAAGAATGTGTATAAGGTGCATGATTTGGACCAATTGTGGCGTTGCTACAACCAAACCGGTGAGCTTACAATGATTTTGCAAGAAGCTATTGAATTCCGCCAATATGTGCGCTGTTATGCTATCGGTCGTGATAATATTAAGGTAATGCCTTATGACCCGTCTGAGCGTAAATACATAGTTGACCCCAATTATCTTTCGAAAGAATTGCACGACCGCATTGTACGTGATTGTCAGGTATTATGCGAAGCGCTCGGTTATGATATGAACACGCTTGAGTTTGCAATTCGTGACGGCGTACCCTATGCTATTGACTTCCTGAATCCTGCGCCGGATATGGATTACTGGAGCGTAGGCGAAATCTATTTTGATTGGGTTATGGGAGCGATGACCGATCTGGTGATTGATTATGCCACTGGCAAACGCAAACCTCAACCGGTACGTTATCGCTGGGATGCACTTCTTGGTGGTAGAGTTGCTCGTGTGCAAGACTCAAAGTAA
- a CDS encoding esterase family protein, whose protein sequence is MNREYHQWYSSSLGRRMELLVFGHAGAPVIVFPTSMGRFYQYEDSEMVEVLRDRLDNGWLQLYCIDSVDNESWYNNQVSPSERISRHLAYDRYVTEEVLPFIRNKNQNDFIMTTGCSFGAFQSINYGFRHPEVIRKIVAQSGRYNVHTYLDGFVNNDVYYNVPVDYIGGLGEGDFANKLRRQEIILIAGEWDVPVCLYETRQLAGILELKGIPHRLDIWGGYDHDWPAWRAQIRKYL, encoded by the coding sequence ATGAATAGAGAATACCACCAATGGTACAGTTCCAGCCTCGGACGTCGCATGGAATTACTGGTTTTTGGGCATGCTGGTGCTCCAGTGATAGTATTTCCAACCTCAATGGGACGTTTTTACCAGTACGAAGATAGCGAAATGGTCGAAGTCCTACGGGATAGGCTGGATAATGGCTGGCTACAGCTATATTGCATTGATAGCGTTGATAATGAAAGCTGGTATAACAACCAAGTTTCGCCTTCAGAGCGAATCAGCCGCCACCTTGCCTATGACCGTTATGTGACCGAAGAGGTTTTGCCATTTATCAGAAATAAAAACCAGAACGATTTTATTATGACAACTGGATGTAGTTTTGGCGCATTTCAAAGTATCAATTATGGATTCCGGCATCCAGAAGTTATCCGCAAGATTGTAGCGCAAAGCGGGCGCTATAACGTCCATACCTATTTGGACGGCTTTGTTAACAATGATGTTTACTATAACGTACCGGTGGATTATATCGGAGGGTTAGGTGAAGGAGACTTTGCCAATAAACTGCGTAGGCAGGAAATTATTCTAATCGCGGGCGAATGGGATGTACCAGTTTGCCTTTACGAAACAAGACAACTTGCCGGAATCCTGGAGTTAAAGGGTATACCACACCGTCTTGATATTTGGGGTGGCTACGACCATGATTGGCCTGCTTGGAGAGCACAGATTCGTAAGTATTTATAA
- the panC gene encoding pantoate--beta-alanine ligase: MELITSVAEMALATSNWQAVGLKVGLVPTMGYLHEGHISLAKRARAENDKVVASIFVNPLQFGPKEDFSRYPRDLERDLNLLEGAGVDAVFHPTPQEMYPEGFNASIEVLGITDVLEGAHRPGHFKGVTTVVAKLFNIVSPCKAYFGQKDAQQVAVIKKMVRDLNFPLEIVICPTLREADGLAMSSRNIYLSVDERKAATVLYRALTAAQTAFENGNRQGDALRKLMNEVISSETLAKPDYVSVANPEDLREYAGLIPTGKGVLLSMAVRFGSTRLIDNFQL, translated from the coding sequence ATGGAGCTTATTACGAGTGTGGCGGAGATGGCGCTTGCCACCTCAAACTGGCAGGCTGTCGGCTTGAAAGTTGGATTAGTACCGACAATGGGATACCTGCATGAAGGGCATATTTCTTTAGCGAAACGTGCCAGAGCAGAGAATGATAAGGTAGTAGCCAGTATTTTTGTTAATCCCCTGCAATTTGGTCCTAAAGAAGATTTCAGCCGCTATCCTCGTGATCTCGAACGAGATTTGAATCTCCTCGAAGGCGCAGGAGTAGATGCAGTTTTTCATCCAACCCCGCAGGAAATGTATCCAGAAGGTTTTAATGCCTCGATTGAGGTGTTGGGTATTACTGATGTGCTGGAAGGCGCGCACCGCCCCGGTCACTTCAAAGGTGTAACCACAGTAGTGGCTAAACTCTTTAATATTGTATCCCCTTGTAAGGCTTATTTTGGTCAGAAAGATGCACAGCAGGTCGCGGTTATCAAGAAAATGGTGCGAGATCTAAACTTCCCCCTTGAAATTGTGATTTGCCCCACTCTTCGAGAAGCGGACGGCTTGGCGATGAGCAGTCGTAATATATATCTTAGTGTGGATGAACGCAAGGCAGCAACAGTTTTATACCGTGCGTTAACAGCGGCGCAAACCGCTTTTGAGAACGGTAATAGACAAGGCGATGCTTTACGAAAGCTAATGAACGAGGTTATAAGCTCTGAAACGCTGGCAAAACCGGATTATGTGAGTGTGGCAAATCCTGAAGACCTACGTGAATATGCCGGATTAATACCAACCGGAAAAGGGGTTTTGCTTTCGATGGCGGTACGTTTTGGTTCAACCCGGCTAATCGATAACTTCCAACTGTAG
- a CDS encoding response regulator, whose amino-acid sequence MSGPLNTSNLGNKIKIVVAEDSKGTRHNLINLLGFEDDIAVVGSAGTGKQAIDLAFQLRPDVILMDINLPEMDGLTATRQIRTRIPSIAVIIMSVQDEESYHHRALQSGASSFLVKPFSGEELVNAIHYAARRY is encoded by the coding sequence ATGTCAGGTCCGCTTAATACCTCTAATTTAGGTAATAAAATCAAGATTGTAGTGGCTGAGGATTCAAAAGGCACTCGGCATAACTTGATAAATTTGTTGGGTTTTGAGGATGACATTGCGGTCGTTGGTTCTGCCGGAACCGGCAAGCAGGCTATTGACCTTGCTTTCCAACTTAGACCAGATGTAATTTTGATGGACATTAATCTACCGGAGATGGACGGGCTAACCGCCACTCGGCAGATTAGAACCCGCATCCCCTCAATTGCGGTAATAATTATGTCGGTACAGGATGAAGAAAGTTATCATCATCGCGCATTGCAATCAGGCGCTTCTTCTTTCTTGGTAAAGCCCTTTAGCGGGGAAGAATTGGTTAACGCCATTCATTACGCAGCGCGACGTTATTAA
- a CDS encoding rhodanese-like domain-containing protein, which produces MSLEPYHPIDADAAEELIAKGVKVIDVRQPYEYGYDHIEQAVLVSIDGLYSFSQALNQLNLSKDEPLIFVCEMGQRSTAACEVAAIAGYTNIYNLSGGMNMWRYSGKMVVKGQK; this is translated from the coding sequence ATGTCATTAGAACCTTATCATCCAATTGATGCGGATGCTGCGGAAGAATTGATCGCAAAGGGTGTGAAGGTGATAGATGTGCGGCAGCCTTACGAATATGGCTACGACCACATTGAGCAAGCCGTACTGGTATCGATTGACGGTCTTTACTCATTTTCTCAAGCGCTGAACCAACTAAATCTTTCTAAAGATGAGCCGTTAATATTTGTATGTGAAATGGGTCAGCGTAGCACTGCGGCTTGTGAGGTAGCGGCAATTGCAGGGTACACCAATATATATAATCTCTCAGGTGGCATGAATATGTGGCGTTATTCCGGTAAAATGGTAGTAAAAGGGCAAAAATAG
- a CDS encoding type II toxin-antitoxin system Phd/YefM family antitoxin — translation MGKEITTTQLRAELSHLLDMLDSGETHFIIKRNNQASAVLLSMDKFRDIMQTLETLRTLEFIGQPELEASSFQDYLNSLLRADNHLSNENNLPLPDDFTDETAESPSLISLPGNPDKEKETKVLREGSVEEAAAKLGIRLIK, via the coding sequence ATGGGTAAAGAAATTACAACAACACAACTACGCGCCGAATTATCTCACTTGCTCGACATGCTGGATAGTGGCGAAACACACTTCATTATTAAACGAAATAATCAAGCCTCGGCGGTTCTGTTAAGCATGGATAAATTCCGCGACATCATGCAAACCCTCGAAACTTTACGAACTCTTGAGTTCATTGGACAACCGGAACTAGAGGCTAGTAGTTTTCAAGATTATCTAAACTCATTATTAAGAGCGGATAACCATCTCTCGAATGAGAATAATCTACCCTTGCCGGACGATTTCACAGATGAAACAGCCGAATCACCTTCGCTGATTTCATTACCCGGTAACCCTGATAAAGAAAAAGAAACCAAGGTTTTACGGGAAGGTTCAGTAGAAGAAGCCGCTGCCAAGTTGGGAATTCGCTTGATAAAATAA